AGGCAATGCACCGGAAAAATAGCTATCAGGAATTGAAAGAACTATTCCAATATATTCATAAAGAAGTTCCCAATGCCGTTTTCCGCACTACTTTGATGGTTGATTATCCGGGTGAAACGGAAGAGGATTTAGACCTGCTGGAAAAATTTCTTTCCGAAGTACCTATCTTGCAGGGAGGCGTATTTGCTTATTCTCCTGAATCAAAAGACCCTATGGATAACATCTACGATGAATTTGACTGGAAAAAAGGCAAAAGTTTGATGTTTGAATGGGAAGATAAGCTGAATAAAGAAAGGCAAAAACATCTGGAAAAATATGTCGGAACCGTGCAACCGGCTTTGATAGAAAATTTTGATGCTCAAAGTCAGCAATTTGTAGGTCGTTTATGGTTTCAAGCGCCTGAAATTGACGGTTGCGTATATGTAGATGAACTTCCTGAAAATAAAAGTTCTATTGTGGAAGTGGAAATTGTGGATGTAATTGGAGAAGATGTAATGAGTATTTTCCGTTCAGACCCGCCCAAAAATGAGGATTAACGATATGAAGAAAATAGCACTTACCGGAATTAAACCCACTGGCATACCCCACCTCGGAAACTATCTGGGAGCCATAAAACCTGCTTTAACGCTTTCCGAAACCTGTGAAGCGCGTTATTTCATTGCCGATTACCATGCATTAAATGCCTGTAAAGACCCTGTTGAACTGAAAAAAATGACTATTGAAATCGCCGCTGCCTGGCTTGCCTGCGGTTTGGATCCGGAAAAAACCCTGTTTTATCGCCAAAGTGATGTTCCGGAAACATTTGAGCTATTAACTATCCTTATGGCTTTTACTCCCAAGGGGTTAATGAATCGCGCCCATGCCTATAAAGCAATCCTGCAAAATAATCTGGAATCAAAACGCGATCCCGACGATGGAGTTAATATGGGTCTTTATACTTATCCTGTCTTAATGGCAGCCGATATTTTGTTGTTTGATACGGATTTTGTGCCGGTGGGGACAGACCAATATCAGCATATTGAAATGGCACAAGATATTGCCCAAAGTTTCAATTTCGTTTATCAAAAAAAGGCACTCAAAATCCCGCAACCGATGACTCAACCAAATTCCAAAATCGTTGTAGGACTTGATGGACGCAAAATGAGCAAAAGCTACAATAACACCATTCCAATGTTCTGCACCGAAAAAGAATTGAAAAGATTTGTTATGAGCATCAAAACCAACAGCCAAACAATTGAGGAACCCAAAGACCCAGAATCCTCCCACATATTTACCCTCTATAAAAATTTTGCCTCACCGGAACAGATAGAAAAAATGAGACAGCGTTATTTGCAAGGAGGATTGGGTTGGGGCCAAGCAAAAATGGAACTTTTTGAAGTTATCAATTCAGAACTAAGCCCCCTGCGTGAGAATTATAACTACTGGATAAACAATCAGGAAAAAATTTGGCAGGCACTAAAAGAAGGAAGTGAAAAAGCTCGCGCGCTGGCTTCCCAAAAAATAAAAGAGCTGAGACAGGTGATTGGCATCGACTAATAAAAAAGTGGAATAGTGAAAAAGTGGAAAAGTGAAAAAGTGGAATAGTGAAATAGTGGAATAGTGGAAAAGTGGAATAGTGAAAAAGTGGAATAGTGATTTTTCGTACCGGCGCTCGCTGTAGCGCCGATAAATAAGGATTTTTCGTACCGGCGCTCGCTGAAGCGCCGAAAAAATAAGGCGGAACGGCGTCCGCCAGTACCAAGAACGGCGTCCGCCGGTACCTGGGTCAAATCAAATCTTGGCTTAGATAGTTTCCTTTCCACTCCTGCCACTGCTGAACTAAACCAGCTTTAACCGGATTCATCAGAATGTAATTGACCACATTTGCCAACTCCGAATCGTCCCTTACCAGGCGGTCATAGCTCTCTTTTTGCCAAAAGTTGCCGGTCTTTCCTATTAGTCGGTTAATCGCAAGGGCAGTATATTTTTTCCATGTGTATATAATATGCTGGATAGGATATATATCCCCATTCTCTTGAGTTTTGG
This genomic stretch from Candidatus Cloacimonas sp. harbors:
- the trpS gene encoding tryptophan--tRNA ligase translates to MKKIALTGIKPTGIPHLGNYLGAIKPALTLSETCEARYFIADYHALNACKDPVELKKMTIEIAAAWLACGLDPEKTLFYRQSDVPETFELLTILMAFTPKGLMNRAHAYKAILQNNLESKRDPDDGVNMGLYTYPVLMAADILLFDTDFVPVGTDQYQHIEMAQDIAQSFNFVYQKKALKIPQPMTQPNSKIVVGLDGRKMSKSYNNTIPMFCTEKELKRFVMSIKTNSQTIEEPKDPESSHIFTLYKNFASPEQIEKMRQRYLQGGLGWGQAKMELFEVINSELSPLRENYNYWINNQEKIWQALKEGSEKARALASQKIKELRQVIGID